In one window of Romboutsia hominis DNA:
- a CDS encoding cation diffusion facilitator family transporter: MNSNLREVKKILWIILFANLIVALLKIIIGGFIKSASMMADGFHSLSDGASNVVGIVGISIAIKPKDREHPYGHRKFEILASMFIGAMLTLVGINIIIESIDRFKNIVEPSITIESLLILIFTLFINILVSKYEYKMGKKLNSHILIADSMHTKSDVFVSIGVLITLFGINMGLPPIIDPIVSVVVALFILHSAYEILISSIGVLVDKAIIDEKVINDIVIRFDEVKDVHKIRSRGSQNDIHIDMHVLVNPNLSTEEAHILGHKIEDVIRKEINENCQVIVHTEPYYNDRINV, from the coding sequence ATGAATAGTAATCTAAGAGAAGTAAAAAAAATATTATGGATAATTTTATTTGCAAATTTAATCGTAGCTTTGTTGAAGATAATAATAGGAGGTTTTATTAAAAGTGCTAGTATGATGGCTGATGGATTTCACTCCTTATCAGATGGAGCGTCAAATGTGGTAGGAATAGTAGGCATAAGTATAGCCATAAAGCCTAAAGATAGAGAGCATCCTTATGGACATAGGAAGTTTGAAATTCTTGCAAGTATGTTTATAGGAGCTATGTTAACTCTGGTAGGAATAAATATAATCATAGAGTCTATAGATAGATTTAAAAATATTGTAGAACCATCAATTACAATTGAAAGTCTACTTATATTAATTTTCACATTATTTATAAATATATTGGTGAGTAAATATGAGTATAAAATGGGAAAAAAATTAAATAGTCATATCCTAATAGCAGACTCAATGCATACAAAAAGTGACGTGTTTGTATCGATAGGAGTTTTAATAACTTTATTTGGTATAAACATGGGTCTTCCTCCAATTATTGACCCGATAGTATCAGTAGTAGTAGCTTTATTTATACTTCATTCCGCATATGAAATACTAATATCGTCTATAGGCGTATTAGTAGATAAAGCTATTATAGATGAAAAAGTTATAAATGATATTGTAATTAGATTTGATGAAGTTAAAGATGTGCATAAAATTAGAAGTAGAGGAAGTCAAAATGATATTCATATTGATATGCATGTATTAGTAAATCCAAATTTAAGCACAGAAGAGGCACATATATTAGGTCATAAGATAGAAGATGTTATAAGAAAAGAAATAAATGAAAATTGTCAAGTTATAGTTCATACAGAACCTTATTATAACGATAGAATTAATGTATAA
- a CDS encoding copper homeostasis protein CutC: MLEIIGMSVEDAKTIEACGGDRIELISALTEGGLTPSFATIEKVVNNVNIPVNVMIRNHANSFVYSEYDIEIMEKDIEIAKSLGVNGVVLGLLDKENNIDEVNLQRLLKKCKGIDVTFHKAIDFTNVIKSTEILNKYNITNILTAGGTKRIDYNIEKIKSMIEVSKDINILLGGGLNFENINTIKELTNATDYHFGTAIRIDNSPFGRIDENKLKELIKIIK; encoded by the coding sequence ATGTTAGAAATAATAGGGATGTCAGTTGAAGACGCTAAAACTATAGAAGCTTGTGGAGGTGATAGAATAGAACTTATTAGTGCGCTAACAGAAGGAGGTTTAACTCCAAGTTTTGCTACTATAGAAAAGGTAGTAAATAACGTAAATATACCTGTTAACGTTATGATAAGAAATCATGCAAATAGTTTTGTATATAGTGAGTATGATATAGAAATAATGGAAAAAGATATAGAGATAGCTAAAAGTTTAGGTGTAAATGGAGTAGTGTTGGGGCTTTTAGACAAAGAAAATAATATAGATGAAGTAAATCTACAAAGATTGCTTAAAAAATGTAAAGGAATTGATGTAACTTTCCATAAGGCTATAGATTTTACAAATGTGATTAAAAGTACTGAGATATTAAATAAATATAATATAACAAATATATTAACAGCAGGTGGTACTAAACGTATAGATTATAATATAGAAAAAATAAAGTCTATGATAGAAGTATCAAAAGATATAAATATACTACTAGGTGGGGGACTCAACTTTGAAAATATAAACACAATAAAAGAATTAACAAATGCCACGGATTACCACTTTGGGACAGCTATAAGAATTGATAATAGTCCTTTTGGTAGAATAGATGAAAATAAATTAAAAGAATTAATTAAAATAATAAAATAG
- a CDS encoding Crp/Fnr family transcriptional regulator: MFKTREEALHFFKDSTYTISKYNKNDIIAIEGSPCDKVGLILQGSIDVKRILTSNNVIHMSSLSVGNFFGEIIAFSDTNAYPATIMASSNCEIMFIHKTSFIIFCTKNPDFLDMFLNDLSNKIIQLNNSIKNLSFSSIRQKLSNYLITQHTIQKSKFIKLGITKQKLSEMLGIPRPSLSRELMKMKSDGLIDYSKDTIKILDIETLEELLME; the protein is encoded by the coding sequence TTGTTTAAAACTAGAGAGGAAGCATTACATTTTTTTAAAGATTCAACTTATACCATATCTAAATATAATAAAAATGATATTATAGCTATTGAAGGTTCTCCTTGCGACAAAGTAGGATTAATATTACAAGGTAGTATTGATGTAAAACGTATATTAACCAGTAATAATGTTATACATATGTCTTCTTTATCTGTAGGTAACTTTTTTGGAGAAATTATAGCGTTCTCAGATACTAATGCGTACCCTGCTACTATAATGGCATCTAGTAATTGTGAAATAATGTTTATACATAAAACTTCATTTATAATCTTTTGTACTAAAAATCCAGATTTTTTAGATATGTTTTTAAATGACTTAAGTAATAAGATTATACAACTTAATAATTCTATAAAAAATTTATCTTTTTCAAGTATACGTCAAAAACTAAGTAACTATCTAATTACACAACATACTATCCAGAAAAGTAAATTTATAAAACTTGGCATAACAAAACAAAAGCTTTCTGAAATGCTTGGTATCCCTAGACCTTCTTTATCTAGAGAGCTTATGAAAATGAAATCTGATGGACTTATAGATTATTCAAAAGATACAATTAAAATATTGGATATAGAAACTTTAGAAGAGTTATTAATGGAGTAA
- the hcp gene encoding hydroxylamine reductase, translating to MENKMFCFQCQETAGCTGCTKFGVCGKSPDLARMQDLLIYTTKGLSEVTTRLRNEGKKIDSTVNHLITINLFTTITNANFDDEIFYERVKQTLKTKEELLSKLKNKENLSEAALWNASNNEELDAKVSVLSKLKNTILGSGKKEVEIDTILDEKSTKVGVLATKDEDIRSLRELIIYGLKGMSAYMKHANALGYDSEEVNAFMQSTLAKTLDNTLTADDLVALTLETGKVGVDAMALLDSANTGTYGHPEITKVNIGVRNNPGILISGHDLKDLELLLKQTERTGVDVYTHSEMLPAHYYPAFKKYSHFVGNYGNAWWKQKEEFESFNGPILMTTNCIVPPKDSYKDRVYTTGAAGFAGCTHIKGNSEDDKDFSQIIEHAKRCKAPVEIETGEIVGGFAHNQVFALADKIVDAIKTGAIKRFFVMGGCDGRAKSRNYYTEFAKALPQDTVILTAGCAKYKYNKLPLGDINGIPRVLDAGQCNDSYSLALIALKLKEVFELEDINDLPISFNIAWYEQKAVIVLLSLLYLGVKNIHLGPTLPAFLSPNVAKVLVENFGIGGITNVEDDLNMFLGN from the coding sequence ATGGAAAATAAAATGTTTTGTTTTCAGTGTCAAGAAACAGCAGGATGTACAGGATGTACAAAATTTGGAGTATGTGGAAAATCACCAGATCTAGCAAGAATGCAAGATCTATTAATATATACAACTAAAGGATTATCAGAGGTTACTACTAGACTAAGAAATGAAGGGAAAAAAATAGATAGTACTGTTAACCATCTAATAACTATAAACCTATTTACAACAATAACTAATGCAAATTTTGATGATGAAATATTCTATGAAAGAGTAAAACAAACTTTAAAAACTAAAGAAGAATTATTATCAAAATTAAAGAACAAAGAAAATTTATCAGAAGCAGCGTTATGGAATGCATCAAATAATGAAGAATTAGATGCTAAAGTATCTGTATTATCTAAACTAAAAAACACGATACTAGGAAGTGGTAAGAAAGAAGTAGAAATAGATACAATACTAGACGAAAAATCAACTAAAGTTGGTGTATTAGCTACAAAAGATGAAGATATAAGAAGTTTAAGAGAACTTATAATATATGGATTAAAAGGAATGTCTGCATATATGAAACATGCTAATGCACTAGGTTATGATAGTGAAGAAGTAAATGCATTTATGCAAAGTACATTAGCTAAGACTTTAGATAACACTTTAACAGCAGATGATTTAGTTGCATTAACACTAGAAACAGGTAAGGTTGGGGTAGATGCAATGGCTTTACTTGATAGTGCAAATACTGGAACTTATGGACATCCAGAAATAACTAAAGTTAATATAGGTGTTAGAAATAATCCAGGTATATTAATATCAGGACATGATTTAAAAGACTTAGAATTATTACTTAAGCAAACAGAAAGAACAGGAGTAGACGTATATACTCACTCAGAAATGTTACCAGCTCATTATTACCCAGCATTTAAAAAGTATTCACACTTTGTAGGGAACTATGGAAATGCTTGGTGGAAGCAAAAAGAAGAATTTGAAAGCTTCAATGGTCCAATATTAATGACTACAAACTGTATAGTTCCTCCAAAGGATAGTTACAAAGATAGAGTATACACTACTGGAGCAGCAGGATTTGCTGGATGTACTCATATAAAAGGAAATTCAGAAGATGATAAAGACTTCTCACAAATAATAGAACATGCTAAAAGATGTAAAGCACCAGTTGAAATAGAAACTGGAGAAATAGTAGGTGGATTTGCTCATAATCAAGTATTTGCACTTGCAGATAAAATAGTAGATGCTATAAAAACTGGAGCTATAAAGAGATTCTTTGTAATGGGTGGATGTGACGGAAGAGCTAAGTCAAGAAACTACTACACAGAATTTGCTAAGGCTTTACCACAAGATACAGTTATATTAACAGCAGGATGTGCTAAGTATAAATACAACAAGCTACCTTTAGGAGATATAAATGGTATACCTAGAGTATTAGATGCAGGACAATGTAACGACTCTTACTCATTAGCACTTATCGCATTAAAACTTAAAGAAGTATTTGAATTAGAAGATATAAATGATTTACCAATATCATTTAATATAGCTTGGTATGAACAAAAAGCTGTAATAGTATTATTATCATTATTATATCTTGGAGTTAAAAATATACATTTAGGACCAACATTACCAGCATTCTTATCACCAAATGTTGCTAAGGTTTTAGTTGAAAACTTTGGAATAGGTGGGATAACAAATGTTGAAGATGATTTAAATATGTTCTTAGGAAACTAA
- a CDS encoding nitrite reductase — protein sequence MSNYGNLQKIRDGKRTYGITPHIPGGFVLPDTLIKIANVAKKYNGVLKITSGQRILITNLKEEDLDDIWKELDMKPAVTNQYSVKNVEMCPANFCKRSKYPTIGIAMRISKNFHGMPLPNRTKIGVAGCRNACTSVYSKDIGVLVDIDGTFFVCAGGSAGFYPRIADIITKKLSEKEAYTLVETLLNYYNEHGQMGEKLGEFIDRIGIESFRKDVLEIANLKEEL from the coding sequence ATGAGTAATTATGGGAATTTACAAAAAATAAGGGATGGTAAAAGAACATATGGAATAACTCCTCATATACCAGGAGGGTTTGTATTACCAGATACTCTTATAAAAATAGCTAATGTAGCTAAAAAATATAATGGAGTATTAAAAATAACATCAGGTCAAAGAATATTAATAACTAATTTAAAAGAAGAAGATCTAGATGATATATGGAAAGAACTTGATATGAAACCAGCAGTTACAAATCAATATTCTGTAAAAAATGTAGAGATGTGTCCAGCAAATTTTTGTAAAAGGTCAAAGTATCCAACGATAGGTATAGCTATGAGAATAAGTAAAAACTTTCATGGAATGCCACTTCCAAACAGAACAAAAATAGGAGTTGCGGGATGTAGAAATGCATGTACAAGTGTATATTCTAAAGACATTGGAGTTTTAGTAGATATTGATGGAACTTTCTTTGTATGTGCAGGAGGAAGTGCAGGTTTTTATCCAAGAATAGCTGATATAATAACTAAAAAATTATCAGAGAAAGAAGCATATACCTTAGTTGAAACTTTACTTAACTACTATAATGAGCATGGTCAAATGGGCGAAAAGTTAGGTGAATTCATAGATAGAATAGGTATAGAAAGTTTTAGAAAAGATGTATTAGAAATAGCAAATTTAAAGGAGGAATTATAA
- a CDS encoding DUF1858 domain-containing protein, protein MITKDSIIGDIIKEKPEAVKILMDYGMGCLGCPSAAMERLEQACEIHGIDLDEVLAKINSL, encoded by the coding sequence ATGATAACTAAAGATTCTATAATAGGAGATATAATAAAAGAAAAACCAGAGGCAGTAAAAATACTTATGGACTATGGTATGGGATGCTTAGGTTGCCCTTCAGCTGCAATGGAGAGATTAGAACAAGCTTGTGAAATACATGGAATAGATTTAGATGAGGTTTTAGCTAAGATAAATAGCCTTTAA
- a CDS encoding MATE family efflux transporter: MSNNVTDLGKGSIPKLIFKLATPAIIAQLVNVLYNIVDRIFIGRMQGGDIAMAGVGVAFPITLIVAAFAALVGMGGAPLAAIKMGEKDNDGAEKIMSNSFSTLVLLAILLTLVFLVFKEPLLWAFGASEATIGYAMDYLSIYLIGTIFVLVALGMNPFINTQGFAKIGMMTVSIGAAMNIILDPILIFGLDMGVRGAATATIISQAISAMWVLRFLLSGKATLKIRKKYLKIDFRIMGRVMGLGVAPFIMQATESLVLITLNTKLQMYGGDLAVGAMTIMSSIMQIIMLPTMGVTQGSQPIMSYNYGAKQIGRVKKAFKLTILITLGYTATMCTALMIMPEMFVRIFNSDPKLVEITVWSIRIYFVGITIFGIQVACQNTLLALGQAKISLFLALLRKVILLIPLIYILPTFMENKLFAVLLAQPIADITAVITTAICFMVFYKRNLSNIESKSINTNDKESLNTN; the protein is encoded by the coding sequence ATGAGTAATAATGTCACGGATTTGGGAAAGGGAAGCATTCCTAAATTAATATTTAAGCTAGCAACACCTGCAATAATAGCTCAACTAGTAAATGTACTATACAATATAGTTGATAGAATATTTATAGGGAGAATGCAAGGTGGAGATATAGCGATGGCTGGTGTTGGAGTTGCATTCCCAATAACATTAATAGTAGCAGCTTTTGCGGCTTTAGTAGGGATGGGGGGAGCTCCATTAGCTGCAATAAAAATGGGTGAAAAGGATAATGATGGCGCAGAAAAAATAATGAGCAATAGTTTTTCTACACTTGTACTGTTAGCAATATTACTAACTCTAGTATTTTTAGTATTTAAAGAACCATTACTTTGGGCGTTTGGAGCAAGTGAAGCTACTATAGGTTATGCAATGGATTATTTAAGTATATATCTAATAGGAACTATATTTGTTCTTGTTGCACTTGGTATGAATCCATTTATAAATACACAAGGTTTCGCAAAAATAGGTATGATGACAGTATCTATAGGTGCGGCTATGAATATAATACTTGATCCAATATTAATATTTGGATTAGATATGGGCGTTAGAGGTGCTGCTACAGCTACAATTATATCTCAAGCAATATCAGCAATGTGGGTACTAAGATTTTTACTAAGCGGTAAGGCAACATTAAAAATAAGAAAAAAATACTTAAAAATAGATTTTAGAATAATGGGAAGAGTAATGGGGCTTGGAGTTGCACCATTTATAATGCAAGCTACGGAGAGTTTAGTTTTAATAACATTAAATACAAAGCTTCAAATGTATGGTGGAGATTTAGCTGTAGGTGCAATGACTATAATGAGTAGTATAATGCAGATAATAATGCTTCCGACAATGGGAGTTACTCAAGGTTCTCAACCTATAATGAGTTACAACTATGGAGCAAAACAAATTGGTAGAGTTAAAAAGGCTTTTAAATTAACAATATTAATTACTTTAGGATATACGGCAACAATGTGTACAGCGCTTATGATAATGCCGGAGATGTTTGTTAGGATATTTAATAGTGATCCAAAATTAGTTGAAATAACAGTTTGGAGTATAAGGATTTATTTTGTTGGAATAACTATATTTGGAATACAAGTAGCATGTCAAAATACACTACTTGCGCTAGGGCAAGCTAAAATTTCTCTGTTTTTAGCATTACTTAGAAAAGTAATTTTATTAATACCATTAATATATATACTACCAACATTTATGGAAAATAAGTTATTTGCAGTGCTTTTAGCACAACCTATAGCAGATATAACGGCAGTTATAACAACAGCAATATGCTTTATGGTGTTTTATAAGAGAAATTTAAGCAATATAGAAAGTAAAAGTATAAACACTAATGATAAAGAAAGCTTAAATACAAATTAA
- the sfsA gene encoding DNA/RNA nuclease SfsA, translated as MKYNKIVKGKFIERPNRFIAYCDIDGKVEKVHVKNTGRCKELLIEGCTVYLEESDNPNRKTKYSLVSVEKGKRLINMDSQIPNKVVYEALEKGLIQLPGLNEEITYIKPEQKYHDSRFDIYLETKNKKVFIEIKGVTLEENSVVMFPDAKTERGVKHINELIKAKDDGYECYIFFLVQMDNVKYFTPNKKMHFELWEALKRAREKGVNIVSYDCNVDKESIVIKEAVEVIL; from the coding sequence ATGAAGTATAATAAAATCGTAAAGGGAAAATTTATAGAAAGGCCAAATAGATTTATAGCTTATTGTGATATAGATGGAAAAGTAGAAAAAGTACATGTTAAAAATACAGGGAGATGTAAAGAGTTATTAATAGAAGGTTGTACTGTATATTTAGAAGAAAGTGATAATCCAAATAGAAAGACAAAATATTCACTAGTTTCAGTTGAAAAAGGAAAACGTCTAATAAATATGGATTCTCAGATACCAAATAAAGTAGTATATGAAGCATTAGAGAAGGGTTTAATACAACTTCCTGGCCTTAATGAAGAAATAACCTATATTAAGCCTGAACAGAAATACCATGATTCAAGATTTGATATATATTTAGAAACTAAAAATAAAAAGGTGTTTATAGAGATAAAGGGAGTAACACTAGAAGAGAATAGTGTGGTGATGTTTCCCGACGCAAAAACTGAAAGAGGAGTAAAACATATAAATGAATTAATAAAAGCAAAAGATGATGGATATGAGTGCTATATATTTTTTTTAGTTCAGATGGATAATGTAAAATATTTTACTCCTAATAAAAAAATGCACTTTGAATTATGGGAAGCATTAAAAAGAGCAAGAGAAAAAGGTGTAAATATAGTATCCTATGATTGTAATGTAGATAAAGAAAGTATAGTCATAAAAGAAGCTGTAGAAGTTATTTTATAA
- a CDS encoding 30S ribosomal protein S1, whose amino-acid sequence MTNNLSMQELLEQQEKELNNIKVGETINGKISKVSNDGVSLELNFGFDGIIPTNELNLPKGKYTSDVYNVGDEISAVITKVNHKDGTIQLSKLRLDKEADIKELEKIHNEHRIITVNVNKNIERGVFATYKTQTLFIPISQLDTKFVNDTKEYVGRNLEVYIKELDLKKNRLVASHREVLQERIDKEREERRARIKAEKEAERARIKAEREAHIAKVKADKEALFESLEVGQKRDGKVVKMMPYGAFVDIGGIEGLLHQNNLSWERVESVEDVIQEGQEVQVYVLDIDKENKKFALALKDINNDPWELIKQEVQLDDIITGTVVRTIEKGAIVKIREGVEAFLPISELSEERVMRVNNVVNVGDEVSAMVIEFKPKNRKMILSIKEANKEPEEDYSEFLEVEESLGSLGELFKDKFKNLQK is encoded by the coding sequence ATGACGAATAATTTATCAATGCAAGAACTTTTAGAACAACAAGAAAAAGAACTAAACAACATAAAAGTTGGGGAAACTATAAACGGTAAAATATCTAAGGTAAGTAATGACGGTGTTAGCTTAGAACTTAACTTTGGATTTGATGGGATAATACCTACAAACGAATTAAATCTTCCTAAAGGAAAATATACTAGTGATGTATATAATGTAGGAGATGAAATAAGTGCTGTTATAACAAAGGTTAACCATAAAGATGGAACGATACAATTATCAAAATTAAGATTAGATAAAGAAGCAGATATAAAAGAATTAGAAAAAATACATAATGAACATAGAATAATAACTGTTAATGTAAATAAAAACATAGAAAGAGGAGTATTTGCTACTTATAAAACGCAAACGTTATTTATACCAATATCTCAATTAGATACTAAGTTTGTAAATGATACAAAAGAGTATGTTGGACGTAATTTAGAAGTATATATAAAAGAGCTAGATTTAAAGAAAAATAGATTAGTAGCTAGTCATAGAGAAGTATTACAAGAAAGAATTGATAAAGAAAGAGAAGAAAGAAGAGCAAGAATAAAGGCGGAAAAAGAAGCTGAAAGAGCTAGAATTAAAGCTGAAAGAGAAGCTCATATAGCAAAAGTTAAAGCGGATAAAGAAGCTTTATTTGAATCTTTAGAAGTTGGACAAAAAAGAGACGGTAAAGTTGTTAAAATGATGCCTTATGGAGCTTTCGTTGATATCGGTGGAATAGAAGGTTTACTTCACCAAAACAATTTATCTTGGGAAAGAGTAGAGTCTGTAGAAGATGTAATTCAAGAAGGACAAGAAGTACAAGTTTATGTATTAGATATAGATAAAGAAAACAAAAAGTTTGCATTAGCGTTAAAAGATATAAACAATGATCCATGGGAATTAATAAAGCAAGAAGTGCAATTAGATGATATAATAACTGGAACTGTAGTTAGAACTATAGAAAAAGGCGCTATTGTTAAGATAAGAGAAGGTGTAGAGGCATTCTTACCAATATCTGAATTAAGTGAAGAAAGAGTTATGAGAGTTAATAATGTAGTAAATGTTGGCGATGAAGTTAGCGCTATGGTTATAGAATTTAAGCCAAAGAATAGAAAAATGATATTATCTATAAAAGAAGCTAATAAAGAACCAGAAGAAGATTACTCAGAATTTTTAGAAGTTGAAGAATCATTAGGTTCATTAGGCGAATTATTTAAAGATAAATTTAAAAATTTACAAAAATAA
- a CDS encoding phosphatase, whose protein sequence is MKALIDLHTHTIVSGHAYSTVQENIQSAIDNGLKYLGLSEHAPNMPGGPHPYYFHNIYCIPREVNGLKVLRGIEANIVDFEGNTDVDDDMLTHIDYVIASLHTPCIDAGSVEENTQAVLNVMDKSKVKIIGHLDDSRYPVNYEKVVKKAKERNIALEINNSSLKPTTFRQGAWDNVTTLLECCKKYNAKVILGSDAHISYDVGKFPYSEKVINDVKFPKELVINYSEESIIEFLNL, encoded by the coding sequence ATGAAAGCATTAATAGATTTACATACACATACAATAGTAAGTGGACATGCATATAGTACAGTACAAGAAAATATACAATCGGCTATTGATAATGGATTAAAGTATTTAGGGTTATCAGAACATGCACCAAATATGCCAGGTGGACCACACCCATATTACTTCCATAATATTTATTGTATACCAAGAGAAGTTAATGGACTTAAGGTACTTAGAGGAATAGAAGCAAATATTGTAGATTTTGAAGGAAATACAGATGTAGATGATGACATGCTTACACATATAGATTATGTTATAGCTAGCTTACACACACCATGTATAGATGCTGGAAGTGTAGAAGAAAATACACAAGCTGTACTTAATGTAATGGATAAATCAAAAGTTAAGATAATAGGACATTTAGATGATAGTAGATATCCAGTTAATTATGAAAAAGTAGTAAAAAAGGCAAAGGAGAGAAACATAGCATTAGAAATAAATAATTCATCTCTAAAGCCGACGACTTTTAGACAAGGGGCTTGGGATAATGTAACTACACTACTTGAATGTTGTAAAAAATACAATGCAAAAGTAATACTTGGAAGTGATGCACATATATCTTATGATGTAGGTAAATTCCCATATTCTGAAAAGGTAATAAATGATGTGAAGTTTCCTAAAGAGTTAGTTATAAATTATAGTGAAGAAAGTATAATAGAGTTTTTAAATTTATAA
- a CDS encoding conjugated bile salt MFS transporter codes for MNTKSKKFATGWLIVVACMLIQAIPFGVAANIQPQFMAYILSPDSGYGFTQAGFSLIFTLGTVVSAIASPFIGAMFNKVSVKTMYLMGSILSGGGFLAFSMCKELWQFYLVAGIVQVGTAAISSIGVPLLINGWFDELSKGKAMGLAFAGGSIGNIFLQSMTAYSLTNFGISKSYFMFGALSLIVGIPITLLFLRMPKNDSEIVRGKKKDNGKEEKEQSTVSVDWGYSLKEVKNVKFFWLFALGLFFLGMYVSVLAVQYPAYLKNFLKVDPMIVGMVGSTFAIFSLGGNLFGGVIFDKLGITKGLMVAFALAATSCLALMNAGLIPMLAPIFAALKGLSVFAYMMGPSLLAGSFFGKKEFGAILGVVQIFFAVGFAAGSSIFGLLVDKMGYSVAWIFVLTFIVVCYVSLITASIGMSKLNKERIAKLQKDASSQGVA; via the coding sequence ATGAACACTAAAAGTAAAAAATTCGCAACTGGTTGGTTAATAGTAGTTGCATGTATGCTTATACAAGCTATACCATTTGGAGTTGCTGCAAATATCCAACCACAATTTATGGCTTACATCCTATCTCCTGATTCAGGATATGGATTTACACAAGCTGGATTCTCATTAATATTTACATTAGGTACAGTTGTATCTGCTATAGCATCTCCATTTATAGGAGCAATGTTTAATAAAGTTAGTGTTAAAACAATGTACTTAATGGGTTCTATACTTTCAGGTGGAGGATTCTTAGCATTCTCTATGTGTAAAGAATTATGGCAATTTTACCTTGTTGCTGGTATAGTTCAAGTTGGTACAGCTGCTATATCTTCAATCGGGGTTCCGTTATTAATAAATGGATGGTTCGATGAACTATCAAAAGGTAAGGCAATGGGACTTGCTTTCGCTGGAGGATCTATAGGTAATATATTCCTTCAAAGTATGACTGCTTATTCATTAACTAATTTCGGTATATCTAAATCATACTTTATGTTTGGTGCTTTATCATTAATCGTGGGTATACCTATAACTTTATTATTCTTAAGAATGCCAAAGAATGATAGCGAAATAGTTAGAGGTAAGAAAAAAGACAATGGAAAAGAAGAAAAAGAGCAAAGTACTGTTTCAGTTGATTGGGGATACTCTTTAAAAGAAGTTAAAAATGTTAAATTCTTCTGGTTATTTGCTTTAGGATTATTCTTCTTAGGTATGTATGTTTCTGTACTTGCTGTACAATATCCTGCTTACTTAAAGAACTTCTTAAAAGTTGATCCTATGATAGTTGGTATGGTAGGTTCTACATTCGCTATATTCTCTCTTGGAGGAAACTTATTTGGTGGAGTAATATTTGATAAATTAGGTATAACTAAAGGGCTTATGGTTGCCTTTGCATTAGCTGCTACTTCTTGTTTAGCTCTAATGAATGCAGGTTTAATACCTATGTTAGCTCCAATATTTGCGGCTTTAAAAGGATTATCAGTATTCGCTTACATGATGGGACCTTCTTTACTTGCAGGATCATTCTTCGGTAAAAAAGAATTTGGTGCTATACTTGGTGTAGTTCAAATATTCTTCGCAGTAGGATTTGCTGCTGGTTCATCAATATTTGGATTATTAGTTGATAAAATGGGATACAGCGTAGCTTGGATATTCGTTTTAACATTTATAGTTGTATGTTATGTATCTTTAATAACTGCTTCTATAGGTATGTCTAAGTTAAACAAAGAAAGAATAGCTAAATTACAAAAAGATGCTTCTTCTCAAGGAGTTGCTTAA